In Paenibacillus larvae subsp. larvae, the following proteins share a genomic window:
- a CDS encoding RluA family pseudouridine synthase, whose protein sequence is MKYYDPLPYLVPPEDDGMLLKSIIQKRLKVSRKLLSRLKLTEKGIMVNGTRQYISVKVKTGDLVELRMEQETSDDILPQSIPLNILHEDEQLLVLNKEAGMIVHPTHGHYVNTVANAVVFHWQQKGICHRFRPVHRLDQETSGVLAIAKNPYVHQQISEQMMMHALDKQYLALVYGVVKEDRGTLDDPIDRNKDNPHIRTVTPSGYPAVTHYEVLKRMNGATLVRLWLETGRTHQIRVHMQHLGHPLLGDKLYRLEQFEQLGEKTKKLISRHALHAESLGFVHPGTGQKVTFTASLPKDMAHVIKEWGFS, encoded by the coding sequence ATGAAGTACTATGATCCCCTTCCGTACCTTGTACCGCCTGAAGATGATGGCATGCTTCTCAAATCTATTATTCAAAAGAGGCTGAAGGTTTCCCGGAAATTGTTATCCCGATTGAAACTGACGGAAAAAGGAATTATGGTCAACGGGACCAGGCAATATATCAGTGTGAAAGTGAAAACGGGTGATTTGGTGGAACTGAGGATGGAACAGGAAACCTCGGATGATATTCTGCCTCAATCGATTCCCCTGAATATTTTGCATGAGGACGAACAACTGCTGGTTCTGAACAAGGAAGCAGGGATGATTGTTCATCCCACCCATGGCCATTATGTGAATACGGTGGCTAATGCGGTCGTCTTTCACTGGCAGCAGAAGGGGATTTGCCACCGCTTTCGTCCCGTTCACCGGTTGGATCAGGAAACATCCGGTGTTCTGGCTATAGCTAAAAATCCGTATGTCCACCAGCAAATTTCTGAACAGATGATGATGCATGCCTTGGATAAACAGTATCTGGCCCTTGTTTATGGAGTAGTGAAGGAAGACCGGGGAACTCTGGATGATCCCATTGACCGAAACAAGGACAATCCCCATATCCGGACGGTAACACCTTCCGGTTATCCGGCTGTAACTCATTATGAAGTACTTAAGCGAATGAACGGAGCTACATTGGTGCGGCTTTGGCTGGAAACGGGAAGAACCCATCAAATTCGCGTACACATGCAGCATTTGGGGCATCCGTTATTGGGAGACAAGCTGTACCGGCTGGAACAGTTTGAGCAGTTGGGAGAGAAGACGAAGAAGCTGATTTCCCGGCATGCTCTTCATGCGGAATCGCTTGGTTTTGTCCATCCGGGTACGGGACAGAAAGTGACTTTTACAGCTTCCCTGCCTAAAGATATGGCTCATGTGATAAAGGAATGGGGATTTTCTTGA
- a CDS encoding arsenate reductase family protein, which produces MNVTVYEYSKCSTCRNAIKWLQAHHYEVKKIPIVEHPPSKEELRELIRLSGLEIRKFFNTSGEVYKQMGLKDKLGGMDMEEMLGLLSSNGKLIKRPIVTNGRTTTVGFKEPEFEQVWGASKA; this is translated from the coding sequence ATGAATGTTACCGTATATGAATACAGTAAATGCAGTACCTGCCGGAATGCAATTAAGTGGCTTCAGGCCCATCATTACGAGGTTAAGAAGATCCCAATCGTGGAACATCCGCCGAGTAAAGAAGAGCTTCGGGAACTGATTCGCCTGAGCGGGCTGGAGATCAGGAAATTTTTCAACACTTCTGGTGAAGTCTATAAGCAAATGGGTCTAAAGGACAAGCTGGGCGGAATGGACATGGAGGAAATGTTGGGACTTCTTTCTTCCAACGGTAAATTGATCAAGCGTCCTATAGTGACGAACGGAAGAACAACTACGGTGGGATTCAAGGAGCCTGAATTTGAACAGGTCTGGGGTGCCTCCAAAGCTTAA